In a single window of the uncultured Pseudodesulfovibrio sp. genome:
- a CDS encoding LuxR C-terminal-related transcriptional regulator — MLPYKDKLDAHGVLAIGGFGLLVGWVVSVLYEGPLLYALAESKAVDGRALNAANLLMLAAGLLGAIPIRVSSPGNCRRLLAGGAAACLTGTLLLPIMPGRFLYAHLPLLALVAGASMTGWGHLLKAAVPRSGRSLIAPVAMTLACAVLTSTHALTALAAPRAGFALAVATLTAYALLLLRLKVPDKTSCPPKLDSPGYVIRHFLVLYLSIFLITLNAGFMFQAVYPLFARHLVLSSLYTNVPYVAAVLVCASLPGFKRLQTLYGGLALWGFSLILLTNLDRSATSFLLVITGMLFAAGLFDYFWWSIFTTDLDSMNNPATLTGSILAASILGSLAGGQLTNLLAENGMAPFELAQWGLGAILVNMVLIGAVNKRLGPILINQQFLEEDQGPTAEEQRLEMVREKLSPREMDVFLLLREGCANKDVCETLHISINTVKTHNRKIFAKLGLRDRADLQHQFPPARLPN, encoded by the coding sequence CCCACGGCGTACTGGCCATCGGGGGGTTCGGGCTGCTCGTGGGCTGGGTGGTCTCCGTACTCTACGAGGGGCCTCTGCTCTATGCCCTGGCCGAGAGCAAGGCGGTGGATGGCCGAGCCCTGAATGCGGCCAACCTCCTCATGCTCGCCGCCGGGCTTCTCGGGGCCATCCCGATCAGAGTGTCTTCGCCGGGGAATTGCCGCAGGCTCCTGGCGGGCGGTGCGGCCGCCTGTTTGACCGGGACGTTGCTGTTGCCGATCATGCCGGGTCGCTTCCTGTACGCTCACCTCCCCCTGCTCGCCCTGGTCGCCGGCGCCTCGATGACCGGGTGGGGGCATCTGCTCAAAGCCGCAGTGCCCAGGTCTGGCCGTTCGCTTATCGCGCCCGTGGCCATGACCCTGGCCTGCGCCGTACTGACCTCGACCCACGCCCTGACCGCGCTGGCGGCTCCGCGCGCCGGGTTCGCCCTGGCTGTAGCGACCCTGACCGCATACGCGCTGCTCCTGCTCAGGCTGAAGGTTCCGGACAAGACCTCCTGTCCCCCCAAGCTGGATTCACCCGGATACGTCATTCGTCATTTTCTGGTCCTGTACCTGTCCATCTTTCTCATCACCCTGAACGCGGGTTTCATGTTCCAGGCCGTATACCCGCTGTTCGCCCGGCATCTGGTCCTGTCCAGCCTGTACACCAATGTTCCGTATGTGGCCGCGGTCCTGGTCTGTGCGTCCCTGCCGGGCTTCAAGCGCCTGCAGACCCTGTACGGCGGGCTCGCCCTGTGGGGCTTTTCGCTCATCCTGCTGACCAACCTGGACCGGTCCGCCACCTCCTTTCTGCTGGTCATAACCGGCATGCTTTTCGCTGCCGGTCTGTTCGACTACTTCTGGTGGTCCATCTTCACCACAGACCTCGACTCGATGAACAATCCGGCCACCCTGACAGGCTCCATCCTGGCGGCCTCCATTCTCGGCTCCCTGGCGGGCGGACAGCTGACCAACCTGCTCGCCGAAAACGGCATGGCTCCTTTCGAATTGGCCCAGTGGGGGCTCGGTGCCATCCTGGTGAACATGGTCCTCATCGGCGCGGTCAACAAACGGCTGGGCCCGATTTTGATCAACCAGCAATTTCTGGAGGAGGACCAGGGTCCCACTGCCGAAGAACAACGGCTGGAAATGGTCCGCGAAAAACTTTCGCCCCGAGAAATGGACGTCTTCCTGCTCCTGCGCGAAGGCTGCGCCAACAAGGACGTCTGCGAAACTCTGCACATCTCCATCAACACCGTGAAGACGCACAACCGCAAGATCTTCGCCAAGCTCGGCCTGCGCGATCGGGCCGACCTGCAGCACCAGTTCCCGCCTGCCAGACTGCCCAATTGA